One window from the genome of Candidatus Zixiibacteriota bacterium encodes:
- a CDS encoding flippase-like domain-containing protein, producing the protein MIWKKKKFWGTLVAVALLAFCVKDISLTDLRSLSVRIDYIYLIPATVCTFLYSVFKALRWRLMVKTQKTIPAWNAITLYSAGQVINVVMPALTGQLGRILLFARAEGLRKTFVFSTIVLEVLLDAITLVAALLLTSLAFAIPDRYRTAGYIIGLVTLVLIGLLYLLLHYEDRAENFGGAWCRARWPKFHAGMQKSIRSFTSGMELLRSSQNVCLSLGLSFLYWGAHIFVVYFLFLAFGFGLPFSAAAMVMVINTLALMVPITPGNAGTFEVAVSTALLAFRVARPDAVLFALALHLLDLLPLWLLGMWFLRTEKVSLKDIREQHEDRLILDEMDERGSLIEREDPR; encoded by the coding sequence ATGATATGGAAGAAGAAAAAGTTCTGGGGTACGCTCGTTGCCGTCGCCCTGCTCGCCTTCTGCGTCAAGGATATCAGCCTCACCGATCTGCGCAGCCTCTCCGTGCGTATTGACTACATCTACCTGATCCCGGCGACGGTCTGCACCTTCCTGTACTCGGTGTTCAAGGCGCTCCGCTGGCGCCTGATGGTCAAGACCCAGAAGACGATCCCGGCCTGGAACGCGATCACGCTGTATTCGGCAGGGCAGGTGATCAACGTGGTGATGCCGGCCCTCACGGGACAGCTCGGGCGGATCCTCCTGTTTGCGCGGGCCGAGGGGCTGCGCAAGACGTTCGTGTTTTCGACGATCGTGCTGGAGGTGCTGCTCGACGCGATCACGCTGGTGGCGGCGCTCCTGTTGACCTCGCTGGCGTTCGCGATTCCCGACCGGTACCGGACGGCCGGGTACATCATCGGGCTGGTGACGCTGGTGCTGATCGGGCTGCTCTACCTCCTCCTGCACTACGAGGACCGGGCGGAGAATTTCGGCGGGGCGTGGTGCCGGGCGCGGTGGCCGAAATTCCACGCCGGGATGCAGAAGTCGATCCGGTCGTTCACGAGCGGGATGGAGCTGCTCCGCTCGAGCCAGAACGTCTGTCTCTCGCTCGGGCTGTCCTTTCTGTACTGGGGGGCGCACATCTTTGTCGTCTATTTCCTCTTCCTCGCGTTCGGGTTCGGGCTGCCGTTTTCGGCGGCGGCGATGGTGATGGTCATCAACACCCTGGCGCTCATGGTGCCGATCACGCCGGGGAACGCGGGGACGTTCGAGGTGGCGGTGAGCACGGCGCTCCTGGCGTTCCGGGTGGCGCGGCCGGATGCGGTGCTCTTCGCCCTGGCCCTCCACCTGCTCGATCTGCTCCCGCTCTGGCTGCTCGGGATGTGGTTCTTGCGGACGGAGAAGGTGTCGCTGAAGGATATCCGCGAACAGCACGAGGACCGGCTGATTCTCGACGAGATGGACGAGCGCGGGTCGCTCATCGAGCGGGAGGATCCGCGATGA
- a CDS encoding tetratricopeptide repeat protein, translating into MRRLVAIVLLAALAGPARADFLDEIRDGSRAYAAGDYKKAMEHFHNAEADRPEDPRVQYNIGGTAYEMGDYEMAEEYLSKALAAADAALEAKAHYNLGNTYYRMQDYPKAIQSYENALKLDPNDTNAKINLELARRMLKEHTKPEQQPNQQQNQPQPQQDQQQQQQQQQPQDQAQPDQQQEQQQQQTGDQQTEEQPQEGQKEQQQNQQEMKEQQVSKEDAERILNALRDDEREIQERLKRRVQARGNYHGKDW; encoded by the coding sequence ATGCGTAGGCTGGTGGCGATCGTGCTGCTCGCGGCGCTGGCGGGACCGGCCCGGGCGGATTTTCTCGACGAGATCCGCGACGGGAGCCGGGCGTACGCGGCGGGGGACTACAAGAAGGCGATGGAGCATTTCCACAACGCCGAGGCGGACCGCCCCGAGGATCCGCGCGTGCAGTACAACATCGGCGGAACCGCCTACGAAATGGGGGACTACGAGATGGCCGAGGAGTATCTCTCCAAGGCGCTCGCGGCCGCCGATGCCGCGCTCGAGGCCAAAGCTCACTACAACCTCGGCAACACCTATTACCGGATGCAGGATTACCCCAAAGCGATCCAGTCGTACGAGAACGCGCTCAAGCTCGACCCGAACGACACCAACGCCAAGATCAACCTCGAACTCGCGCGGCGGATGCTCAAGGAACACACCAAACCCGAACAGCAGCCGAACCAGCAGCAGAACCAGCCGCAACCGCAGCAGGACCAACAACAGCAGCAGCAACAGCAACAGCCGCAGGACCAGGCGCAGCCCGACCAGCAGCAGGAACAGCAGCAGCAGCAGACGGGGGACCAGCAGACCGAAGAGCAGCCGCAGGAGGGGCAGAAGGAGCAGCAGCAGAATCAGCAGGAGATGAAGGAGCAGCAGGTCTCGAAGGAGGACGCGGAGCGGATACTCAACGCGCTGCGCGACGACGAGCGGGAGATCCAGGAACGGCTCAAGCGCCGGGTGCAGGCGCGGGGGAACTACCACGGAAAGGACTGGTGA
- a CDS encoding TetR/AcrR family transcriptional regulator: MANRQVKKRIRQSPKRPAGERRDQLLRAAHELFLRQGYRATSTDEIARRAGLTKGAFYFHFASKEDILMTFVQDFVEGHTRAMERLAGKRLTPAGLLAELGRIDARMPLREARKNLSLLAEIMYLPRFRALIRRAYERSVAVMAECLDPGYGRTAAQRRRLVELMHAIYDGVCFAGMVHPQLGNFERQLETFRRLTAKKRIRSNRKHGPAKS, from the coding sequence ATGGCGAACCGACAGGTGAAAAAGCGCATCCGCCAGAGCCCGAAGCGGCCGGCCGGCGAGCGCCGGGACCAGTTGCTCCGGGCGGCCCACGAGCTGTTCCTCCGGCAGGGCTACCGGGCGACGAGCACGGACGAGATCGCCCGCCGGGCGGGCCTCACGAAGGGGGCGTTCTACTTCCACTTCGCCAGCAAGGAAGACATCCTCATGACTTTCGTCCAGGACTTCGTCGAGGGGCACACGCGGGCGATGGAGCGCCTGGCGGGGAAGCGGCTGACGCCGGCGGGTCTTTTGGCCGAGCTGGGGCGGATCGACGCGCGCATGCCGCTGCGGGAGGCGCGCAAGAATCTCTCGCTGTTGGCGGAAATCATGTACCTGCCGCGCTTTCGCGCGCTGATCCGCCGGGCTTACGAGCGGTCGGTGGCGGTCATGGCGGAGTGTCTCGACCCGGGCTACGGGCGGACGGCCGCCCAGCGGCGGCGGCTGGTCGAGCTCATGCACGCGATCTACGACGGCGTGTGTTTCGCCGGCATGGTGCATCCGCAGCTCGGCAATTTCGAACGACAACTGGAAACATTCAGGCGGCTGACGGCCAAGAAGAGGATACGGAGTAATCGAAAGCATGGTCCCGCGAAAAGTTGA
- a CDS encoding tetratricopeptide repeat protein, whose product MRKLVLMIGLAAMLAAPAGAAEVAEAFRQANARYEARDFAGAAGAYEDILKSGTASAQLYYNLGNAYFKQGDVGRAVLNYLRAQRLDPRDEDIRHNLEFARQFARVKMEGVELNPISSFFASLVGPVRLNLLAWTSSALFALFCAMLAIRYGLGFRGGWVRLGVVAALVLATAAAGLTTYKYRTEYLTRRVVVVADESPVYNGPTANADVEFQGAPGLVAEVLGESGAYLNVLFENKRRGWVRRDLVAEV is encoded by the coding sequence TTGCGTAAGCTGGTTCTCATGATCGGGCTGGCGGCGATGCTCGCGGCGCCGGCCGGGGCGGCCGAGGTGGCGGAGGCTTTCCGGCAGGCGAACGCGCGGTACGAGGCGCGGGATTTCGCCGGGGCGGCCGGGGCCTACGAGGACATCCTGAAGTCCGGCACGGCCTCGGCCCAGCTGTACTACAATCTCGGGAACGCCTATTTCAAGCAGGGGGATGTCGGGCGGGCGGTGCTGAACTATTTGCGGGCGCAGCGGCTCGACCCGCGGGACGAGGACATCCGGCACAACCTGGAGTTTGCCCGGCAGTTCGCGCGGGTGAAGATGGAGGGCGTGGAACTGAACCCGATCAGCAGTTTCTTCGCTTCGCTCGTGGGGCCGGTGCGGCTGAACCTTCTGGCCTGGACCTCCTCGGCCCTGTTTGCCCTCTTCTGCGCCATGCTCGCGATCCGCTACGGGCTGGGGTTCCGAGGGGGGTGGGTGCGGCTCGGGGTGGTGGCGGCGCTCGTGCTGGCGACGGCGGCCGCGGGGCTGACCACCTACAAGTACCGCACCGAGTATCTCACCCGGCGCGTGGTGGTCGTGGCTGACGAGAGCCCGGTCTACAACGGGCCGACGGCCAACGCCGACGTCGAGTTTCAGGGAGCGCCGGGGTTGGTGGCGGAGGTGCTCGGCGAGAGCGGCGCCTACCTCAACGTGCTGTTCGAAAACAAGCGCCGGGGGTGGGTGCGCCGGGACCTGGTGGCCGAAGTCTGA
- a CDS encoding DUF58 domain-containing protein, with translation MLPSEILKKIRRIEIRTKRLVNDLFSGEYHSTFKGQGMEFEEVRQYEPGDDIRLIDWNVTARTGYPHIKKFREERELSVVLLVDASSSGRFGTRERFKSETAAELGALLAFSAIKNNDKVGLIIFTDQIEKFVPPRKGRGHVLRLIREILFFEPKRTGTDVAGALEYLNRVVRRKSVVFLISDFLSEDFHRPLQVANRRHDLIAVKISDPRESRFDDVGLIELEDAETGEVYVIDTGSKEFRREYAARADEDLGRLEREFRLINLDFINIRTDQPYIKPLIAFFRSRERRL, from the coding sequence ATGCTGCCGAGCGAAATACTCAAGAAGATCCGGCGGATCGAAATCCGCACCAAGCGGCTCGTGAACGACCTGTTCTCCGGGGAGTACCACTCGACGTTCAAGGGGCAGGGGATGGAGTTCGAGGAGGTGCGGCAGTACGAGCCGGGGGACGACATCCGGCTGATCGACTGGAACGTGACGGCGCGGACGGGGTACCCGCACATCAAGAAGTTCCGCGAGGAGCGCGAGCTGTCGGTGGTGCTGTTGGTCGACGCGTCGTCTTCGGGCCGGTTCGGGACGCGCGAGCGGTTCAAGAGCGAGACGGCGGCCGAGCTCGGAGCCCTGCTGGCGTTCTCGGCGATCAAGAACAACGACAAGGTCGGCCTGATCATCTTCACCGACCAGATCGAGAAGTTCGTGCCGCCGCGCAAGGGGCGGGGGCACGTCCTCCGGCTGATCCGGGAGATTCTCTTTTTCGAGCCGAAGCGGACGGGGACGGACGTGGCGGGGGCGCTCGAGTACCTCAACCGGGTGGTGCGACGGAAGTCGGTGGTTTTCCTCATCTCCGATTTCCTCTCGGAGGATTTTCACAGGCCGCTCCAGGTGGCCAACCGGCGGCACGATCTGATCGCGGTGAAGATCTCGGATCCGCGGGAGAGCCGGTTCGACGATGTGGGACTGATCGAGCTGGAAGACGCCGAGACGGGGGAGGTCTATGTCATCGACACGGGGTCGAAGGAGTTCCGGCGGGAGTACGCCGCCCGGGCGGACGAGGATCTCGGCCGCCTGGAGCGGGAGTTCCGCCTGATCAATCTCGATTTCATCAACATCCGGACCGACCAGCCGTATATCAAACCGCTGATCGCGTTTTTCCGGAGCCGGGAGCGGAGGCTGTAG
- a CDS encoding VWA domain-containing protein, whose amino-acid sequence MSLEFAGFSVNLLDLLETTVSPGAIFATGGAIVLAMLAYYFTRRRAAAAAIKFSDLRIVKRAGRTGRQRFRFVLPVLRVLAVALLVVAFARPRSGTEYTEVTSEGIDIMMALDVSSSMQAEDFKPHNRLYVAKEEMKKFIGRRINDRIGLVVFARYSYTQCPLTTDYGVLLSFLDQIDFGLVEDGTAIGMAIANAVNRLRESEAKSKIIVLLTDGDNNAGEIDPLTAANLAATFGIKIYTIGAGKPGNAMYPVDDPLFGKRYVYRPTVIDEETLREIAARTNGKYYRARSGEELDQIYAEIDRLEKTKVETAQHIQYVELFQHFAFGAFGLLVLEMLLAHTYFRKLP is encoded by the coding sequence ATGAGTCTTGAGTTCGCCGGATTCAGCGTCAACCTGCTGGACCTGCTGGAGACGACGGTTTCGCCGGGAGCGATTTTCGCGACCGGGGGGGCAATCGTGCTGGCCATGCTTGCGTACTACTTCACGCGGCGGCGGGCCGCGGCGGCGGCGATCAAGTTCTCCGACCTGCGGATTGTCAAGCGGGCCGGCCGCACGGGGCGGCAGCGGTTCCGCTTCGTCCTGCCTGTCCTCCGCGTGCTCGCCGTGGCCCTGTTGGTGGTGGCGTTCGCGCGCCCGCGGTCGGGGACCGAGTACACCGAGGTGACATCGGAAGGAATCGACATCATGATGGCGCTCGACGTGTCGTCCTCGATGCAGGCGGAGGACTTCAAGCCCCACAACCGGCTCTACGTGGCCAAGGAGGAGATGAAGAAATTCATCGGGCGGCGCATCAACGACCGCATCGGGCTGGTCGTGTTCGCGCGCTACTCCTACACGCAGTGCCCGCTCACGACCGACTACGGGGTGCTCCTGAGTTTCCTCGACCAGATCGATTTCGGACTGGTGGAGGACGGGACGGCGATCGGGATGGCGATCGCCAACGCGGTCAACCGGCTCCGCGAGAGCGAGGCCAAGAGCAAGATCATCGTGCTGCTCACCGACGGCGACAACAACGCCGGGGAGATCGATCCGCTGACGGCCGCCAATCTCGCGGCCACTTTCGGGATCAAGATCTACACGATCGGGGCGGGCAAGCCCGGGAACGCGATGTACCCGGTGGATGATCCGCTGTTCGGAAAGCGCTACGTGTACCGGCCGACGGTGATCGACGAGGAGACGCTCCGCGAGATCGCCGCGCGGACCAACGGGAAGTACTACCGGGCGCGGTCGGGGGAGGAGCTGGATCAGATCTACGCGGAGATCGACCGGCTGGAGAAGACGAAAGTGGAGACGGCGCAGCACATCCAGTACGTGGAACTGTTCCAGCATTTCGCGTTCGGGGCGTTCGGCCTGCTGGTGCTGGAGATGCTGCTCGCCCACACCTATTTTCGGAAACTGCCGTAG
- a CDS encoding VWA domain-containing protein produces the protein MRFADPGNFVLLALVALLALFAGFALARKKRLLARFADIPLVMRNAPYISFARQAGKAALLLLGMAFLTLALTRLQFGTHLEMLKREGIDLVVALDVSNSMLARDMAPNRLEKAKQELQGIIGRLKGDRIGLVAFAGEAYIQCPLTLDYTAAEFLLGAMDQNSVSVQGTSIGSAIDMAARSFEQKERQHKVLLLLTDGEEHDRGAEAAAEAARREGIKIYTVGIGNPAGEPIPLFDRRGAQVGFKKDDNGEVIITRLNEELLQKIALATGGKYYHATAGEMELDRIFGEISEMEKKELEGTLVTRYDDRFQWPLLAALALVVGEFFVSERRRVPRKEHHA, from the coding sequence ATGCGTTTCGCCGATCCGGGCAATTTCGTTCTCTTGGCGCTGGTGGCGCTGCTGGCGCTGTTCGCGGGGTTTGCGCTGGCGCGCAAGAAGCGTCTGCTGGCGCGATTCGCCGATATCCCGCTGGTCATGCGCAACGCGCCCTACATCTCGTTCGCCCGCCAGGCCGGCAAGGCCGCTCTGCTCTTGCTCGGGATGGCGTTCCTCACGCTGGCGCTGACGCGGCTGCAGTTCGGGACGCACCTGGAGATGCTCAAGCGGGAGGGGATCGATCTCGTGGTGGCGCTCGACGTGTCGAATTCCATGCTGGCGCGGGACATGGCGCCCAACCGGCTGGAGAAGGCCAAGCAGGAACTCCAGGGGATCATCGGGCGGCTCAAGGGGGACCGGATCGGCCTGGTGGCGTTCGCCGGCGAGGCCTACATCCAGTGCCCGCTCACGCTGGACTACACAGCGGCCGAGTTCCTGCTCGGGGCGATGGATCAGAACTCGGTGAGCGTGCAGGGGACCTCGATCGGGTCGGCGATCGACATGGCCGCCCGGTCGTTCGAGCAGAAAGAGCGGCAGCACAAGGTTCTGCTCCTGCTGACGGACGGGGAGGAGCACGACCGGGGGGCGGAGGCGGCCGCCGAGGCGGCCCGGCGCGAGGGGATCAAGATTTACACGGTGGGGATCGGGAACCCGGCCGGGGAACCGATCCCGCTGTTCGACCGCCGGGGCGCGCAGGTGGGGTTCAAGAAGGACGACAACGGCGAGGTGATCATCACCCGGCTCAACGAGGAACTGCTGCAGAAGATCGCGCTGGCGACGGGCGGCAAGTACTACCACGCGACGGCCGGGGAGATGGAGCTCGACAGGATTTTCGGCGAGATATCCGAGATGGAGAAGAAGGAGCTGGAGGGGACGCTCGTGACGCGCTACGACGACCGCTTCCAGTGGCCGCTCCTGGCGGCCCTGGCGCTGGTGGTGGGGGAGTTCTTTGTCTCGGAACGGCGGCGCGTGCCGCGAAAGGAGCATCATGCGTAG
- the corA gene encoding magnesium/cobalt transporter CorA: protein MIRSFLYLPGEGVDTREGIADFREMTEKEGAILWVDLCKPSDEESYVLTHDFNFHPLAIEDVISEKPRTKLDDYDRYLFLVFQIVDYVGREEGLKIAELDLFLTQNALVTVHYDDHRIYDYLYHRAERDERLMSRGVDFLFHAVIDAVVDNYNATLDILEYEIDKIEDDVLEDLDQETLRSIFTLRRDIIQLRRIVIPQKEVVLHLSREQFPQISTRAAVYLSDIHDHLVRIDDLANFHREILNSSLEIYYSSISTRTNEAIKVLTILSVLFIPPTFLVGVWGMNFRNMPELEWRYGYGAALLFIFLIIGGLLVYFRKKKWI, encoded by the coding sequence ATGATCCGGTCGTTTCTCTATCTGCCCGGCGAGGGCGTCGACACCCGGGAGGGGATCGCCGATTTTCGGGAGATGACCGAGAAGGAGGGGGCGATCCTGTGGGTGGACCTGTGCAAGCCGAGCGACGAGGAGTCGTACGTGCTCACCCACGATTTCAATTTCCACCCCCTGGCGATCGAGGACGTGATCTCCGAAAAGCCGCGGACCAAGCTCGACGACTACGACCGCTACCTGTTCCTCGTGTTCCAGATTGTCGACTACGTGGGGCGGGAGGAGGGGCTGAAGATCGCCGAGCTCGACCTGTTCCTCACCCAGAACGCGCTGGTCACGGTGCACTACGACGACCACCGGATTTACGACTACCTCTACCACCGGGCGGAGCGGGACGAGCGGCTGATGTCGCGGGGGGTGGATTTCCTGTTCCACGCGGTGATCGACGCGGTGGTCGACAACTACAACGCGACCCTCGACATCCTCGAGTACGAGATCGACAAGATCGAGGACGATGTGCTGGAGGATCTCGACCAGGAGACGCTCCGGTCGATTTTCACCCTCCGCCGCGACATCATCCAGCTCCGCCGGATCGTGATCCCGCAGAAGGAGGTGGTGCTCCACCTGTCGCGGGAGCAGTTCCCGCAGATTTCGACGCGGGCGGCGGTGTACCTGTCGGACATTCACGACCACCTCGTGCGAATCGACGACCTGGCGAATTTCCACCGCGAGATCCTCAACTCGTCGCTCGAAATCTACTACTCCTCGATTTCGACGCGCACCAACGAGGCGATCAAGGTCCTGACCATCCTCAGCGTGCTGTTCATTCCGCCGACCTTCCTCGTGGGCGTGTGGGGGATGAATTTCCGGAACATGCCCGAGCTCGAGTGGCGCTACGGGTACGGGGCGGCGCTCCTGTTCATTTTCCTGATCATCGGCGGGCTGCTCGTCTATTTCCGCAAGAAAAAGTGGATTTAG
- a CDS encoding protein BatD, producing MRRGCGLGPAAALAILLWAAGAAAQGTGEVRVEVSLKPDSIGLDEQALLAVTVSGAAQNLPAPDMPSLPRFEVYSQGSSSNITIVNGKVSASMTYRYLLVPTKAGVYPIERIAVVYNNRRYEGNRVTLTVLDKGTAMTPEIRRQTEESGEGAKDYFLEAVVDKKQPYVNEQVTLTLKFHIAVQYYGSPELIEPTTTGFWTEVLGNEAPYRQQIGGRAYRVIERKYALFPTQTGELTIGQAAIRVTVPERRQSTRDPFGMFNDFFSSGREVTVRSKPVTVNVRPLPTAGRPDDFTGSIGKYELTARADKNEVEVNQPVTVTFQVSGTGNIKAAAKPPIPQTDDFRVYEASSSENVGKQGDRLAGTKIYEEVFIPRRPGMLEIPAITYSYFDPERGAYATTSTKPIAIQALKPEGYVASGDLPYQGGGVVVGSEARDIRYIKEDIGRPARSGRIILLTPLYLLANGVPVLVLAALIAVRKRREKLAANVGLARSLRAGKMARKRLAKARGLATAAQGQAFYAELHQTLTAYVADKLNVSPHGLTTERLRELLGQQGADEGLVAAVADILQRCDFARFAPASISQEEITRALADVEETMIRLEGIHFA from the coding sequence ATGCGGCGAGGGTGCGGATTGGGGCCGGCGGCGGCGCTGGCGATCCTGCTGTGGGCCGCCGGGGCGGCGGCGCAGGGGACGGGGGAGGTGCGGGTGGAGGTGTCGCTGAAACCGGATTCGATCGGCCTCGACGAGCAGGCGCTGCTGGCGGTCACGGTGTCGGGGGCCGCTCAGAACCTCCCCGCCCCGGACATGCCCTCGCTGCCCCGGTTCGAGGTGTACTCGCAGGGATCCTCGAGCAATATCACGATTGTGAACGGGAAAGTGAGCGCCTCGATGACCTACCGCTACCTCCTCGTGCCGACCAAGGCGGGGGTCTACCCGATCGAGCGGATCGCCGTCGTCTACAACAACCGGCGCTACGAGGGGAACAGGGTGACGCTGACGGTGCTGGACAAGGGGACGGCGATGACGCCGGAGATCCGGCGCCAGACGGAGGAGTCGGGGGAGGGGGCGAAGGATTACTTCCTGGAGGCGGTGGTCGACAAGAAGCAGCCCTACGTGAACGAGCAGGTGACGCTCACGCTGAAGTTCCACATCGCGGTGCAGTACTACGGGTCGCCGGAGCTGATCGAGCCGACCACGACCGGGTTCTGGACCGAGGTCCTGGGGAACGAAGCCCCCTACCGCCAGCAGATCGGCGGGCGGGCCTACCGCGTGATCGAGCGCAAGTACGCGCTCTTTCCCACCCAGACGGGGGAGCTGACGATCGGGCAGGCGGCGATCCGGGTGACCGTGCCCGAGCGCCGGCAGTCCACGCGCGACCCGTTCGGAATGTTCAACGACTTCTTCAGCTCCGGGCGCGAGGTGACGGTGCGGAGCAAGCCGGTGACGGTGAATGTGCGGCCGCTGCCGACGGCGGGGCGGCCGGACGATTTCACCGGGTCGATCGGCAAATACGAGCTGACGGCGCGGGCCGACAAGAACGAGGTCGAGGTCAACCAGCCGGTGACGGTGACGTTCCAGGTCAGCGGGACGGGGAACATCAAGGCGGCGGCCAAACCGCCGATCCCCCAGACGGACGATTTCCGGGTGTACGAGGCCTCGAGCAGCGAGAATGTCGGCAAACAGGGGGACCGCCTGGCGGGGACCAAGATCTATGAAGAGGTGTTCATCCCGCGGCGGCCGGGAATGCTCGAGATCCCGGCGATCACCTACAGCTATTTCGACCCGGAGCGGGGAGCCTATGCGACGACCTCGACGAAACCGATCGCCATCCAGGCGCTCAAGCCGGAGGGGTATGTCGCCTCCGGCGATCTCCCCTACCAGGGCGGCGGGGTGGTGGTAGGCAGCGAGGCGCGGGACATTCGGTATATCAAGGAGGATATCGGGCGGCCCGCAAGAAGCGGGCGGATCATTCTGTTGACGCCGCTGTACCTGCTGGCGAACGGGGTGCCGGTGCTGGTGCTGGCGGCGCTCATCGCGGTGCGGAAGCGGCGGGAGAAGCTGGCGGCCAACGTGGGGCTGGCGCGGTCGCTGCGGGCGGGGAAGATGGCCCGCAAGCGGCTGGCGAAAGCGCGCGGGCTAGCAACGGCGGCCCAGGGGCAGGCGTTCTACGCCGAGCTCCACCAGACGCTCACCGCCTACGTCGCCGACAAACTCAACGTCTCCCCCCACGGGCTGACGACTGAGCGGCTCCGGGAGCTGCTCGGGCAACAGGGGGCGGACGAGGGGCTGGTGGCGGCGGTGGCCGATATTCTCCAGCGGTGCGATTTCGCCCGCTTCGCGCCGGCCTCGATCTCGCAGGAAGAAATCACGCGCGCGCTGGCCGACGTAGAAGAGACGATGATTCGTCTGGAGGGTATCCATTTTGCGTAA
- a CDS encoding MoxR family ATPase translates to MHSEIQEIQARVEGESAFVRRLTDQMAAVIVGQKYLVERLLIGILSNGHILIEGVPGLAKTLSVHTLASAIQAKFQRLQFTPDLLPADLIGTMIYNPQTAAFSVKKGPVFANIILADEINRAPAKVQSALLEAMQERQVTIGETTFPLEEPFLVLATQNPIEQEGTYPLPEAQIDRFMLMLKIGYPTPAEEREIMERNTGMGTARVEKVVTPGDILQARQVVRSIYVDDKVKDYIVNIIFATREPQKYGLGELKDLIAFGASPRATIYLNLAAKAHAFLRGRGYITPEDIKAIGHDVLRHRVLLTYEAEAEEVTSDDVVTKVFDAVEVP, encoded by the coding sequence ATGCACAGCGAGATACAGGAAATTCAGGCCCGGGTGGAAGGCGAATCGGCGTTCGTCCGGCGGCTGACCGACCAGATGGCGGCCGTGATTGTCGGGCAGAAGTATCTGGTGGAGCGGCTGCTGATCGGAATCCTGTCGAACGGGCACATTCTTATCGAGGGTGTGCCGGGGCTGGCCAAGACGCTGTCGGTGCACACGCTGGCGAGCGCGATCCAGGCCAAGTTCCAGCGGCTGCAGTTCACCCCCGACCTGCTGCCGGCCGACCTGATCGGCACGATGATCTATAATCCGCAGACGGCGGCGTTCTCGGTCAAGAAGGGGCCGGTTTTCGCGAACATCATTCTCGCCGACGAAATCAACCGGGCGCCGGCAAAAGTGCAGTCGGCCCTCCTCGAGGCGATGCAGGAGCGGCAGGTGACGATCGGGGAGACGACTTTCCCGCTCGAGGAGCCGTTCCTCGTGCTGGCGACCCAGAACCCGATCGAGCAGGAGGGCACCTACCCCCTGCCGGAGGCGCAGATCGACCGGTTCATGCTGATGCTGAAGATCGGGTACCCGACGCCCGCGGAGGAGCGGGAGATCATGGAGCGGAACACCGGGATGGGGACGGCGCGGGTGGAGAAGGTGGTCACCCCGGGGGACATTCTCCAGGCGCGCCAGGTGGTGCGCTCGATCTATGTCGACGACAAGGTAAAGGACTACATCGTCAACATCATCTTCGCGACGCGCGAGCCGCAGAAGTACGGGCTGGGGGAGCTGAAGGATCTGATCGCGTTTGGGGCCTCGCCGCGGGCGACGATCTACCTCAATCTCGCGGCCAAGGCGCACGCCTTTCTGCGCGGGCGCGGGTACATCACCCCCGAGGACATCAAGGCGATCGGCCACGACGTGCTGCGCCACCGGGTCCTCCTGACCTACGAGGCGGAGGCCGAGGAGGTCACGTCGGACGACGTGGTGACGAAGGTTTTCGACGCTGTGGAAGTGCCGTAA